One Phaseolus vulgaris cultivar G19833 chromosome 11, P. vulgaris v2.0, whole genome shotgun sequence genomic window carries:
- the LOC137836390 gene encoding uncharacterized protein, with amino-acid sequence MATTRRGTARAAGEEMSMQQVLEIMRGLQDDMADSKIEQERMQADLDASHVRNDELRRVNEELRRSLRDNQVQRENEEVEHLIPPREFSTPFSQEILDAPIPNTFAGPKAIFTGMEDPEAHLTAFHTQMVLVGGSDAARCKLFMSTLTGMAMDWFISLPSGHITSFQQLSQLFREQYLANRASPPVSYDLFDVKQYQGESLKEYINRFVSQVVKVGTTEEPMIVYAFRKGVCPGPFCESIIRNRPRTFAEIRRRAVEHIASEGEVCEKRTSVVPSRPRVQTRAQPVRVNETTTGRKKPEGRHPYESRKPQPRGPAGGDRPVRERARPARYSFVVDLKDLIAVPNIAERLRRPAKTDKVLGPRKDSWCEFHEAFGHHIDNFLSLGYQLDELVKSRFLKDYVAEPAATAALPAPTEEQAHEMLVLGEVHTIAGGFSGGGPTASQRKKYARGVNSIEERISGEPWESDLVFTRGDLRDVVPHDNDPVVISVVTAGRSLQPQPGGSRTTSSTSKPKTAL; translated from the coding sequence atggccACCACTAGACGAGGTACCGCACGCGCTGCGGGGGAAGAgatgtccatgcagcaggtcctggagataatgcgggggctgcaggatgatatggcggattcgaagatagagcaagagcgcatgcaggcggatcttgacgcctcgcatgtgaGAAACGACGAACTCCgtcgtgtgaatgaggagttgcgtcggAGTCTGAGGGACAATCAGGTGCAGCGCGAGAACGAAGAGGTGGAGCATCTCATTCCACCAAGGGAGTTCTctactcccttctcgcaggagatcctggaCGCGCCGATCCCCAACACCTTCGCAGGGCCTAAGGCGattttcactgggatggaggaccctgaggcgcatctcacggcgttccacacacaaATGGTGTTAGTGGGCGGTTCTGACGCCgcaaggtgcaagctcttcatgagtaCCTTGACaggaatggccatggattggtttatcagccttcCTAGCGGCCATATAACCTCTTTCCAACAGCTGTCCCAGTTGTTTAGAGAACAATACCTGGCGAACCGGGCCTCGCCGCCGGTAtcttacgatctgtttgatgtgaagcaataccaaggggaaagtttgaaggagtatatcaaccgGTTCGTGTCCCAAGTGGTGAAAGTGGGCACGACggaggagcccatgattgtgtatgcCTTTAGGAAAGGCGTATGTCCTGGCCCTTTTTGCGAATCTATTATTCGCAATCGACCaaggacttttgctgaaatacggcgtagggcggtggaacatatcgcctccgaaggagaggtgtgcgagaagcgcaccagcgtggTACCTTCGCGCCCGAGAGTGCAAACGCGGGCTcagcccgtcagggtcaatgagaccacgacggggaggaaAAAGCCAGAGGGGAGACACCCCTATGAGAGCAGGAAACCCCAGCCTAGGGGTCCAGCAGGTGGGGATCGCCCAGTTAGAGAGAGggcgagaccggcgaggtacagtTTTGTTGTGGatttgaaggacctgatcgccgtgcctaatatagctgagaggctgaggcgaccggcgaaaactgacaaggtgttagggccacgGAAAGActcctggtgcgagttccatgaGGCTTTCGGTCATCACATTGACAACTTCCTCTCGTTGGGTTATCAGCTTGATGAGCTGGTGAAGAGCaggtttctgaaggattacgTCGCAGAACCCGCCGCGACCGCCGCCCTGCCGGCGCCAACAGAGGAGCAAGCACACGAGATGcttgtgcttggcgaggtccacaccattgctggaggcttttccggcgggggacccaccgcctcccagcggaagaaatacgcgaggggggtcaattcGATCGAAGAGAGAATCTCGGgtgagccatgggagtcggacctcgtgttcacgagaggagatctccgagatgtggtaccccacgacaacgaccccgttgtcatctcagtcgtcactgCCGGAagatctcttcaacctcaaccaggaggctccaggacgacctcttcaacctcaaaaccgaaaacagcactatga